One genomic segment of Aquamicrobium lusatiense includes these proteins:
- a CDS encoding DHA2 family efflux MFS transporter permease subunit: MSSIEGLFDRYGPSYRWFATGTVMIATIAVVLSTTIVNVAIPDVMGAFGISQVQAQWLSTGFLAAMTATMLVTDWADRAFGQRATMVGALAIFMAGSVLGGIAPNETVLTVARVIQGAAAGVVQPLAMILLFQVFPPNQRGAAMGIFGIGVVLAPALGPWIGGLLIDAFSWRYVFYLGIPFALIGIVLSNLFLPVRTQTGPRPGFDWGGMVLLCLFLASILNALTNAQRLGWSSDPILLQFAVAAVAIAGFIWWETTTARPMLDLRLFTSVPFSAASLVAFIMGAGLFGSTYLVPLFVQTIQGLTPTQAGLLLMPSGFVLVVVFPIAGRMSDKVPAGYLIAVGMILFAWSSWLTASVSVDTAFWTLAWWVVISRIGLGLLFPSLTAGSLKVLPRELVAQGSGAINFIRQLGGAFGVNLLAVFLERRTVYHADGLTATQTSHNPATMDLLGTVSGIAKAGGLPDYQQLPAAIQFLSQMIAIQANTLAFHDGFLIVMLVFLIALVPTWMLHRAQRKPHGQ; encoded by the coding sequence ATGTCGTCAATTGAGGGCCTGTTCGACCGCTACGGGCCATCCTATCGCTGGTTCGCCACGGGAACCGTGATGATCGCGACGATCGCGGTGGTCTTGTCCACGACGATTGTCAACGTCGCCATTCCCGACGTGATGGGCGCCTTCGGCATCAGCCAGGTGCAGGCGCAGTGGCTGTCGACGGGCTTTCTGGCGGCGATGACCGCGACCATGCTGGTGACGGACTGGGCCGACCGGGCCTTTGGCCAGCGCGCAACCATGGTGGGGGCGCTGGCTATCTTCATGGCCGGTTCGGTGCTGGGCGGCATTGCGCCGAACGAGACGGTTCTCACTGTCGCGCGCGTCATTCAGGGTGCCGCCGCCGGCGTTGTGCAGCCTCTGGCCATGATCCTGCTGTTTCAGGTGTTTCCGCCGAACCAGCGCGGTGCGGCCATGGGCATATTCGGCATCGGCGTGGTTCTGGCGCCTGCGCTCGGACCGTGGATCGGCGGCCTCCTGATCGATGCCTTCAGCTGGCGTTATGTTTTCTACCTTGGTATTCCTTTCGCCCTGATCGGCATCGTTTTGTCCAATCTGTTCCTTCCCGTGCGGACCCAGACCGGTCCGCGGCCCGGTTTCGACTGGGGCGGAATGGTGTTGCTGTGCCTGTTTCTCGCCTCGATCCTGAATGCGCTGACCAATGCCCAGCGCCTTGGCTGGTCTTCCGATCCCATTCTGTTGCAGTTTGCTGTCGCCGCCGTTGCAATCGCCGGCTTCATCTGGTGGGAGACGACCACAGCCAGACCAATGCTCGACCTGCGGCTGTTCACCAGCGTGCCGTTCTCTGCTGCATCTCTGGTCGCCTTCATCATGGGGGCGGGCCTGTTCGGCTCCACCTATCTCGTGCCGCTGTTCGTTCAGACCATACAGGGGCTGACACCGACGCAGGCCGGCCTTTTGCTGATGCCGTCCGGCTTCGTGCTGGTCGTGGTGTTCCCGATCGCCGGACGCATGTCGGACAAGGTGCCTGCCGGCTATCTCATCGCTGTCGGCATGATTCTCTTCGCGTGGTCGTCATGGCTGACCGCATCGGTCAGCGTCGATACCGCATTCTGGACGCTGGCCTGGTGGGTGGTGATCTCGCGCATCGGTCTTGGCCTGCTGTTCCCGTCGCTGACGGCGGGCTCGCTCAAGGTGCTGCCCCGCGAGCTGGTGGCGCAGGGGTCCGGCGCCATCAACTTCATCCGCCAGCTTGGCGGCGCCTTCGGCGTCAATCTGCTGGCCGTGTTCCTGGAGCGGCGCACCGTCTACCATGCCGACGGGCTGACCGCGACGCAGACCAGTCACAATCCGGCGACCATGGATCTGCTGGGCACGGTGTCGGGTATCGCCAAGGCAGGCGGTTTGCCCGACTATCAGCAGCTTCCCGCAGCCATCCAGTTTCTGAGCCAGATGATCGCCATTCAGGCCAACACGCTGGCATTTCATGACGGTTTCCTTATCGTCATGCTGGTGTTCCTGATTGCGCTGGTGCCAACCTGGATGCTGCATCGTGCCCAGCGCAAGCCGCATGGCCAGTAA
- a CDS encoding L,D-transpeptidase → MSISRRGFIIGLPLLMAGCATSQYANYGAIPGERFPLPAIPASEVKPELRRTEVAFGGDYAAGTIVVNTPERRLYYVLGNGRAIRYGIGVGRQGLALRGNATIGRKAEWPSWTPTANMMRRDPRNRRYAGGLPGGPNNPLGARALYLYRDGRDTMFRIHGTNQPSTIGKAVSSGCIRMLNHDVIDLYERVTPGTRVVVIQS, encoded by the coding sequence ATGTCGATTTCGCGCAGGGGCTTCATCATCGGGCTGCCATTGCTGATGGCAGGCTGCGCAACCTCTCAATATGCAAATTATGGCGCCATTCCGGGTGAGCGGTTTCCGCTGCCGGCCATACCTGCATCGGAAGTGAAGCCGGAGCTGCGCCGCACCGAAGTGGCATTTGGCGGGGATTATGCTGCCGGCACCATCGTGGTGAACACGCCGGAACGCCGGCTCTATTACGTTCTCGGAAATGGCCGTGCCATACGCTACGGTATAGGCGTCGGTCGCCAGGGCCTTGCATTGCGCGGCAATGCGACGATCGGCCGAAAGGCCGAATGGCCAAGCTGGACGCCGACGGCCAACATGATGCGGCGCGATCCGCGCAACCGCCGGTATGCCGGCGGCTTGCCGGGCGGACCCAACAATCCACTGGGCGCGCGGGCGCTCTATCTCTACCGCGACGGACGCGACACCATGTTCCGCATCCACGGCACCAACCAGCCGAGCACCATAGGCAAGGCGGTTTCCAGCGGCTGCATCCGCATGCTCAATCACGATGTCATCGATCTTTACGAACGCGTGACGCCGGGCACGCGCGTGGTGGTTATCCAGTCCTGA
- a CDS encoding c-type cytochrome, whose amino-acid sequence MKRLAIVLLATAFTVPAQAEDLVRRGRQIAEMNCLPCHAIGAGDESKHPQAPPMRDLSKRYPLDALEEAFVEGIYSGHPDMPEFKATSDQVTALLAYLDTIQSDSR is encoded by the coding sequence ATGAAACGCCTAGCCATTGTTCTGTTAGCCACAGCGTTCACCGTCCCTGCGCAGGCCGAAGACCTCGTCAGAAGGGGCCGCCAGATCGCGGAGATGAATTGCTTGCCGTGTCATGCCATCGGCGCCGGGGATGAAAGCAAGCATCCGCAGGCGCCGCCCATGCGTGACCTGTCGAAGCGCTATCCTCTGGATGCGCTCGAAGAAGCCTTTGTGGAAGGCATTTACAGCGGCCATCCCGATATGCCGGAATTCAAGGCCACTTCGGATCAGGTAACGGCCCTGCTTGCCTATCTGGATACGATCCAGTCCGACAGCCGATAA
- a CDS encoding LysE family translocator: protein MSFVSFVIAAIMVLITPGPTNTILAASGAAMGWRRAMVLPVAEAAGYLVAVTAYLLLVQSFADVAAAMPVMKGIAAVWLLFSAWKLWNQPVNAIATERSAALLRVFMTTLLNPKAMLVGALLIPAMSPELRSGAVASFLCLSLIAGAVWTVCGSSLPKAVRPHAYRLAAVVIGLFSLMAASSAIAG, encoded by the coding sequence ATGTCTTTCGTATCATTCGTCATCGCCGCCATCATGGTGCTGATCACGCCCGGCCCGACAAACACGATCCTCGCGGCATCGGGGGCAGCGATGGGCTGGCGTCGCGCCATGGTGCTTCCTGTGGCGGAGGCGGCAGGCTATCTGGTCGCCGTCACGGCCTATCTGCTTCTTGTGCAAAGCTTCGCCGATGTCGCCGCCGCGATGCCGGTCATGAAGGGAATTGCTGCGGTCTGGCTGCTGTTTTCGGCATGGAAGCTCTGGAACCAACCAGTAAACGCCATCGCAACGGAAAGGTCCGCCGCCCTGCTCCGGGTTTTCATGACGACCCTTCTCAATCCGAAGGCGATGCTGGTGGGCGCCCTCCTCATCCCGGCCATGAGCCCGGAGTTGCGCTCGGGTGCGGTCGCATCGTTCCTTTGCCTGTCGCTGATCGCCGGAGCGGTCTGGACAGTCTGCGGCTCGTCGCTGCCCAAAGCTGTCAGGCCGCACGCCTACCGGCTTGCTGCTGTCGTCATCGGCCTGTTTTCGCTGATGGCGGCTTCCAGCGCCATTGCCGGCTGA
- a CDS encoding DoxX family protein: MSEVSPKDAGLFMPFLGPFYRNFAQPYGWAAFRIVIGGLLMIEGWPKIIAPFAQTGFVEGLGLYPGWFFSPLLAIMQFVGGAMIAVGLFTRPIALANAVMLVVTIWFHITHPYGDAFLTAEGMEFLKDNLQYLTADGQARLLSDGGAAFLHQVQSKAEFNSTFWSAGAALIAAFGGGRISVDRLLIGREF, translated from the coding sequence ATGTCTGAAGTCTCCCCTAAAGACGCCGGTCTTTTCATGCCCTTTTTGGGCCCGTTCTATCGAAACTTCGCGCAGCCATATGGATGGGCGGCGTTCAGAATTGTTATCGGCGGTCTGTTGATGATCGAGGGCTGGCCGAAGATCATTGCACCCTTTGCGCAAACCGGGTTTGTCGAAGGACTTGGCCTCTATCCCGGCTGGTTCTTCTCGCCGCTGCTGGCCATCATGCAGTTTGTGGGAGGGGCCATGATCGCCGTTGGCCTTTTTACACGCCCCATCGCTCTGGCCAATGCCGTGATGCTGGTGGTCACCATCTGGTTCCACATCACCCACCCTTACGGCGACGCTTTCCTTACTGCTGAAGGAATGGAATTTCTGAAGGATAATCTTCAGTATCTCACTGCTGATGGCCAAGCACGGCTGCTCTCCGACGGTGGTGCTGCATTCCTGCATCAGGTCCAGTCCAAAGCCGAATTCAACTCGACTTTCTGGTCGGCCGGGGCCGCGCTGATAGCAGCGTTTGGCGGAGGTCGGATTTCCGTTGATCGCCTGCTGATTGGACGGGAATTCTGA
- a CDS encoding c-type cytochrome: MFWRDAGVLSCAAGLVRAALFLTLTTASAAPADIAAGEQIFRKCAPCHNITRNGNRMGPHLMGIVGREIGSVPDFRSYSQAMKSAGQEGRVWTEELLAEFLYSPRRTIPGNSMRFLGLWSDEDIRNLIAYLKSASPHR, encoded by the coding sequence ATGTTTTGGCGCGATGCCGGCGTTTTGTCTTGTGCAGCGGGATTGGTTCGGGCCGCGCTGTTCCTCACTTTGACGACGGCTTCCGCCGCCCCTGCAGATATTGCAGCCGGGGAACAGATATTTCGCAAATGCGCCCCCTGCCACAACATAACCAGAAACGGCAATCGAATGGGGCCTCACCTCATGGGGATTGTTGGCCGCGAGATTGGCTCGGTCCCGGACTTCCGGTCCTATTCGCAGGCAATGAAAAGTGCCGGACAGGAAGGACGAGTGTGGACCGAGGAACTGCTGGCCGAATTCCTCTACAGCCCGAGAAGAACCATTCCGGGGAATTCCATGCGGTTTCTGGGGCTATGGAGCGATGAGGATATCAGGAACCTCATTGCATATCTGAAATCAGCTTCCCCGCACCGATGA
- a CDS encoding phosphomannomutase/phosphoglucomutase, with protein MKLRIVEQARPNTFGFETSALIKPTGFREYDARWWFGRPGAEKEPELNLIGVQALGMGLATLIRRMGIGPEIVTGHDFREYSLAIKLALVSGLMAAGAKVKDIGLALSPMAYFAQFALDTPSVAMVTASHNENGWTGVKMGAQRPLTFGPDEMSALKKIVLEGDFDLVGGGSYEFVPDFRETYLDDLVAGKRISRKLRVVAACGNGTAGAFAPQALERIGCEVIPLDVELDHSFPRYNPNPEDMQMLHAIRDKVLETGADVGLGFDGDGDRCGVVDNEGNEIFADKVGVMLARDISQQYPGSSFVVDVKSTGLFKTDPQLQANGAVTDYWKTGHSYIKRRVAELGAIAGFEKSGHFFFNPPIGRGYDDGLVTAIAVCGMLDRNPGKSMADLYRELPVTYGTPTMSPHCDDELKYGVVERVLADFEAMKAAGERFAGQAIVDLVTVNGVRVVAEDGTWGLIRASSNKPELVVVVESPVSAERRREMFEALDAVLRRSPEVGPYNQTF; from the coding sequence TTGAAGCTCAGGATCGTAGAACAGGCGAGGCCGAATACGTTCGGGTTCGAGACTTCGGCGCTGATTAAACCGACCGGCTTTCGCGAATATGACGCGCGCTGGTGGTTCGGCCGTCCGGGCGCTGAAAAGGAGCCGGAACTCAATCTGATCGGCGTGCAGGCGCTGGGCATGGGACTGGCGACGCTGATCCGCCGCATGGGCATCGGCCCCGAGATCGTGACAGGGCATGACTTCCGCGAATATTCGCTTGCGATCAAGCTCGCGCTGGTGTCGGGCCTGATGGCCGCCGGCGCGAAGGTGAAGGACATTGGCCTTGCCCTTTCGCCCATGGCCTATTTCGCGCAGTTCGCGCTCGACACGCCTTCGGTCGCCATGGTCACCGCTTCGCACAACGAAAACGGCTGGACCGGCGTGAAGATGGGCGCGCAGCGGCCGCTGACCTTCGGGCCCGACGAAATGTCGGCATTGAAGAAAATCGTTCTGGAAGGCGACTTCGATCTCGTCGGCGGTGGTTCCTACGAATTCGTGCCCGATTTTCGCGAGACTTATCTCGATGATCTGGTCGCGGGAAAACGGATCTCACGCAAGCTCAGGGTGGTGGCCGCCTGCGGCAACGGCACGGCGGGCGCCTTCGCCCCGCAGGCGCTGGAGCGAATCGGCTGCGAGGTGATTCCCCTCGACGTCGAGCTGGACCACAGCTTCCCGCGCTACAATCCGAACCCGGAAGACATGCAGATGCTGCATGCCATTCGCGACAAGGTGCTGGAGACCGGCGCTGATGTGGGCCTCGGCTTCGATGGCGACGGCGACCGCTGCGGCGTGGTCGACAATGAAGGCAACGAGATCTTCGCCGACAAGGTCGGCGTCATGCTGGCGCGTGACATTTCGCAACAATATCCCGGCTCGTCATTCGTCGTGGACGTCAAATCGACGGGCCTGTTCAAGACCGATCCGCAATTGCAGGCCAACGGCGCTGTAACCGATTACTGGAAGACCGGCCATTCCTACATCAAGCGCCGGGTGGCCGAGCTTGGCGCCATCGCCGGCTTCGAGAAATCCGGCCACTTCTTCTTCAACCCGCCGATCGGGCGCGGCTATGATGACGGGCTGGTGACGGCGATTGCCGTGTGCGGCATGCTCGACCGCAACCCGGGCAAGTCGATGGCAGATCTCTATCGGGAATTGCCGGTCACCTATGGCACGCCGACCATGTCGCCGCATTGTGACGACGAATTGAAATATGGCGTGGTCGAGCGCGTGCTGGCCGATTTCGAGGCGATGAAAGCCGCCGGAGAACGCTTTGCCGGACAGGCGATTGTCGATCTGGTGACGGTGAACGGCGTTCGCGTCGTGGCCGAGGATGGCACCTGGGGGCTGATACGGGCGTCGTCCAACAAGCCCGAGCTGGTGGTGGTGGTGGAAAGCCCGGTCTCGGCGGAACGGCGGCGCGAAATGTTCGAGGCGCTGGATGCCGTATTGCGGCGCAGCCCGGAAGTCGGTCCCTACAACCAGACATTTTGA
- a CDS encoding mannose-1-phosphate guanylyltransferase/mannose-6-phosphate isomerase translates to MSDLIACFVMSGGVGSRLWPLSREDNPKQFHDLSGDGSMLAKTLRRMTGRTAGAAPVFLIASERHAGRVHGDINGIDLAGGGVLFEPVGRNTAAAVALATLRTLADFGDSLVLVVPSDHEISTTAQFWQTVEQGVPAAGAGRLVVFGIRPDQPETGYGYIEVGAEQGGVFDVSRFVEKPDTETAQKYLAAGNYYWNAGIFLFRASVMRDAFLRFQPEIWKATEKAFAAATSDLSGLYMPEDLYAAIPSDSIDYAVMERAEGIAMVPAGFRWNDLGSWQSLLDVGPSDENGNVIIGDVVAIDCENSYIRSHGRLLSAVGLKDTAVVATADATFVAPVSHSQNVRKVVQQLEKSGRLETRFTPSHDRVVESGAWRSRVRHWLFDEALPLWSTVGVDERHGGFHEALGLDAVPLARPKRMRTMARQVYGFAVAGSRGWDGPADRLIAHGLEFMSRGRTDRGGWVRTLNVDGSVNDATEDAYDHSCVLLALAHAHMCGNPDALRLGRETFAFLDEHLEDSSLAGFLEAPEGGSLRRSNPHMHLLEAFLAWHEATGDRTYLRRAARIVDLFRSYFFDADSWTVGEFFEDGWAPAPDGKGDWTEPGHHFEWASLLIDFANRSGQKSLTAYARKLYASAVANGLNRATGLAYGAVSKQGMPLDLVSRSWPQTEAIKASIALDRADGPDLKPEIEARVGRLFRWHIDPAPVGLWVDRIDERGRSVATEVPASIFYHLVYALMQYLDATAETGQ, encoded by the coding sequence ATGAGTGACCTTATCGCCTGTTTCGTGATGAGCGGCGGCGTGGGATCGCGGCTGTGGCCGCTTTCTCGCGAGGACAATCCCAAGCAGTTTCACGATCTGTCAGGCGATGGGTCGATGCTCGCCAAGACGCTGCGGCGCATGACAGGCCGGACGGCGGGTGCTGCACCTGTGTTCCTGATCGCATCCGAACGCCATGCCGGGCGCGTGCATGGCGACATCAACGGCATCGATCTCGCTGGCGGCGGCGTGCTGTTCGAGCCGGTGGGGCGCAATACGGCCGCCGCCGTGGCGCTGGCTACGCTGCGCACGCTGGCCGATTTCGGCGACAGCCTCGTGCTGGTGGTTCCTTCCGACCACGAAATTTCCACCACCGCGCAGTTCTGGCAGACGGTGGAGCAGGGCGTGCCGGCAGCTGGCGCGGGCAGGCTGGTGGTGTTCGGCATTCGTCCCGATCAGCCCGAAACCGGCTATGGCTATATCGAGGTCGGCGCGGAGCAAGGCGGCGTGTTCGATGTCTCGCGCTTCGTGGAAAAGCCCGATACCGAGACGGCGCAGAAATATCTCGCGGCAGGCAATTACTATTGGAATGCAGGCATCTTCCTGTTCCGGGCAAGCGTGATGCGCGATGCTTTCCTGCGCTTCCAGCCGGAAATCTGGAAAGCCACGGAGAAAGCTTTCGCTGCGGCAACCAGCGATCTTTCCGGGCTCTATATGCCGGAGGATCTCTATGCGGCGATCCCGTCCGATTCCATCGACTATGCCGTCATGGAACGCGCCGAAGGCATCGCCATGGTGCCGGCGGGTTTCCGCTGGAACGATCTCGGTTCGTGGCAGTCGCTGCTCGATGTCGGGCCTTCCGACGAAAACGGCAATGTCATCATCGGCGATGTCGTCGCCATCGATTGCGAGAACTCTTATATCCGCAGCCATGGCCGGCTTCTGTCGGCGGTCGGCCTCAAGGATACGGCCGTGGTCGCCACCGCCGACGCGACCTTCGTGGCGCCTGTCTCGCACAGCCAGAATGTGCGCAAGGTGGTGCAGCAGCTCGAAAAGAGCGGAAGGCTGGAAACGCGCTTCACGCCTTCGCATGACCGCGTGGTGGAAAGTGGCGCGTGGCGCAGCCGCGTGCGGCACTGGCTGTTCGATGAGGCGCTGCCCTTGTGGTCGACCGTCGGCGTGGACGAGCGCCATGGCGGGTTTCATGAGGCGCTGGGGCTGGATGCCGTGCCGCTGGCCAGGCCGAAGCGCATGCGCACCATGGCGCGGCAGGTCTACGGTTTCGCGGTCGCGGGGTCGCGCGGCTGGGACGGGCCTGCCGACCGGCTGATCGCGCACGGGCTGGAGTTCATGTCGCGCGGGCGCACCGACCGGGGCGGCTGGGTGCGCACTCTCAATGTCGACGGCTCGGTAAACGACGCGACGGAGGACGCCTACGACCATTCCTGCGTGCTTCTGGCGCTCGCCCACGCTCATATGTGCGGCAATCCCGATGCGCTGAGGCTTGGCCGGGAAACCTTCGCTTTCCTCGACGAGCATCTGGAGGACAGCAGCCTTGCCGGTTTTCTTGAAGCGCCGGAGGGTGGCAGCCTGCGCCGTTCCAACCCGCATATGCATCTGCTGGAAGCGTTTCTGGCCTGGCATGAGGCGACCGGCGACAGGACCTATCTGCGCCGTGCCGCCCGCATCGTCGATCTGTTCCGCAGCTATTTCTTCGACGCCGATTCATGGACCGTCGGCGAATTTTTCGAGGATGGCTGGGCGCCTGCGCCGGACGGCAAGGGCGACTGGACCGAACCCGGCCATCATTTCGAATGGGCCTCGCTGCTGATCGACTTCGCCAATCGCAGTGGCCAGAAGAGCCTGACCGCCTATGCCCGCAAGCTCTATGCCTCGGCGGTGGCCAACGGCCTGAACCGCGCGACCGGCCTTGCCTATGGCGCGGTGTCAAAGCAGGGCATGCCGCTCGATCTGGTGTCGCGAAGCTGGCCGCAGACGGAAGCGATCAAAGCCTCGATCGCGCTGGACCGGGCCGACGGGCCGGACCTGAAGCCCGAGATCGAGGCGCGCGTGGGCCGCCTGTTCCGCTGGCATATCGATCCGGCACCGGTGGGGCTGTGGGTCGATCGCATCGACGAACGCGGCCGCTCGGTGGCGACCGAAGTGCCGGCCTCGATCTTCTATCACCTCGTCTACGCGCTGATGCAGTATCTGGACGCGACG